Part of the Ignatzschineria larvae DSM 13226 genome, ACGCCGGGAATAGGAATCACTGAGAACCCTGATTCCCGTAGACTACGCACAATCGTAAAGCCGGGATCTGAAATCAGCGGAGTTCCTGCATCTGAGATAATCGCCACATCTTCACCAGCCGTTAAGTGGGCTTCGATACGCGCAATGCGACTCATCTCATTATGTTCATGGAGTGATAATAATGAGGGGGCGTGAATACCAAAATGTTGTAGCAATCGCCCCGATACACGCGTATCCTCAGCAAAAACGGCTGTAACACGTTGCAGCACTTCAATCGCTCTTGGCGTTAAATCTTGCAGATTTCCAATGGGAGTTGCGATAACATAACAAGTTGACATTCATTCACTCTTTAGCATTTTAAATAGAGTGATCAGTATAACAAGAGAACGATAAAATGACGACACACAAAGCAATTGGCCAACAGGGAGAAGCCATTGCCCAAAACTATTTAATCGCACAAGGATGTACTATTCTGCGAACTAATTATCACTCTCGTTATGGTGAGATTGATATTATTGCCGAAGATTGCGCCGGTGTTCTACTCTTTATCGAGGTGAAATATCGTAAAAATGAATTTTTTGCGAGCGCAGCCTCATCGGTAACGCCTCAAAAATTACAAAAAATAGAGCAAACCATCGCCTGTTATCTACAACAATATCCAACCACACAACCCCTTCGCATTGATCTGATTACCATTATCGGGCAATCCCCTTATCAAATTGATTGGCTGCAAAATATTACGCTTTAAAAGAGACTATATCTCCAGCGTGATAGTCCCCAATCTGCCGGCGCACCATGGTTAAAAGAGCAGGATATTTCTCCCCGGCGATGCGATACATTTTCTGAGTCGTTTAAGATAGAATCTGATTTGCGGAGGGAGGGAATGCTTGCAAATCCAGAGCGATCCCGCGCCCGCAGATGAGCGATTCCCTAATCTCTCGATAAGAGAAAATATAACCTGCCGGCTTATGCTTCTCATAAATGAGGATATCTCCGGGGCTACAGCGCACAATTTGCCGGCGCACTATTACTAAAAGAACGAGATATTTCTCCCCGGCGATGCAATAAGTTTTCTGAGTCGTTTAAGATAGAATCTGATTTGCGGCGGGAGGGAATTTTTTGCAAATCCAGAACGATCCCGCGCCCGCAGATGAGCGATTACCTAATCTCTCGATAGGAGAAAATACAATCTGCCGGCTTGTGCTTCTCATAAATGAGGATATCTCCGGGGCAACAGCGCACAATCTGCCAGCGCACTATTACTAAAAGAACGAGATATTTCTCCCCGGCGATGCGATACATTTTCTGAGTCGTTTAAGATAGAATCTGATTTGCGGCGGGAGGGAATGTTTGCAAATCCAGAATGATCCCGCGCCCGCAGATGAGTGATTACCTAATCTCTCGGTAATAAAAAAACCACAATTACCGTAGAATAATTGTGATTCCTAAGAATGATTTATATATGTAATGTCGGCTCAAAATAAGCTTATTTAAGTGCCGGCGCATCGACTGTAATAAGTAAGGAAGCCATTCTATCCGGCATCTTGCAAGTGTTGTTTAAAATCATTTTTCTTAAACTAAATTTACTATACTAATAGTGAAGCTTTAATCGCTTCATAATCCCGTTTTAAGCGGATATTGGTTTCTAACTCTTCGGCAATCTTGTCGTATGCATGCATCACGGTTGAATGATCCCGGGCAAATTCTCGGCCGATCTCCGGTAAGCTATGATCGGTTAATACCCGTGCAATATACATGGCTAACTGCCGAGGTTTCACGATATTCGCTTTTCGGGATTTCCCTAGAATCTCACTCATATCAAGATCAAAATAGCTTGCCACTGTCCGCTGAATATTCGCAAGCGTGATCTGCCGATCTTGAATTTCTACTAAATGACGAAGTGCTTCTTGCGCAATTTCAAGGGTTAATGGCATCCCTTTAAAAGAGGCCATCGCATTCACCTGCTTCAATGCCCCCTCTAATTCACGCACATTTGCCCGCACCGTTTCGCCGATAAAGAATTTAGTATCTTTCGGTAATTCAATCCCCCAATCTTCCGCTTTTTGTTCCAAGATTGCGACCCGATGCTCAAAATCAGGCGGTTTAATATCCACCGTTAAACCTGATGCAAAGCGGGATTTCAAGCGCTCTTCCATCGCCTCTAACTCTTTTGGATAACGGTCACAGGTTAAGATCACCTGATGCCCACCATCAAGAAGGGTATTAAAAGTATGGAAGAAAACTTCCTGAGAGCCGCCCTTGCCTGATAAGAGTTGAATATCATCAATCAATAACGCATCAAGCGTCCGATAGAAGTGACGCAACTCATTGATCGTATTATTACGCATACTGCGCACAATATCTTCGATAAAACCGTCACAATGCTGATAAATAAGGCGCGCATCAGGATACTGCTCTTTGATCGCATTCCCAACAGCATGCATTAAATGCGTTTTACCAAGACCGGTATTTCCGTAGATAAAAAGTGGGTTATGTGAAGTCCCTGGATTTTTAGAGACTTGCGCACAAGCAGCTAGCGCAAACTGGTTCGATTTCCCTTCTACAAAATTCTCAAAGCTGAAATCAGGATTCAGGTTACTCGTTTCAATGGACTGCTCACGAATAGAGTCTTTCGTCACATTCCGCGCTTTACCGGTTTTATTCTTAACACGCTTAATCTGTTTTTTGACCTGATGATCTTCATAATCAGATTCAGTACCAAGGCCATAACGAACCTCAACTTCACGATCTGCTGCATCAATAATCGTATTCTCTAAGAGAGTCTTAAACTTAGTTTGAACACCGCGTAATACAATCTCATTTGCGGCTAGCACCATGACATGATCATCTTTTAACACCACCTCAAGCGGTGAAATCCACATGCTGAACTCTTCTTCAGACATCTGATCTGCAAGAAGCTCAAGGCAATTATCCCAACTAAATTTCATCATAAATATAAGACTCTAAATTCTAACAATCGGTAAAGGTTAATAAAAAGGCTAACATCGTCTCTCGAGAGAATAGTATTATCTATTCAGTCATTTAAACAACTAGATGCCGAAGATCATCGCAGTTAAGAGGAAGTCCGCTACGAGAATCAATAGTGATGAGATCACCACCGTATCTGTCGTAGAACGGGCAATTCCGCTCGCCGTCGCTCTGCCCTTTAAGCCGATATAAAGCGCAACAAGGTTCGATATTATACCGAAAACAAAACTTTTTAAAACTACCCCAAGACCAATATCTACCCCAAAATCGACCCCTGATTTCATTTGCGACCAATAAGCACCGCCATCAACGCCGAGAGAAATGGTTGCAACGCCGTAACCGCCGATAATACCAATCACGCTAAAGAGAAGCGCGAGAATAGGAACAGCTAATACGCCGGCCCAGAAACGAGGCGTGAGGATATATTGCACAGGATTAATCGCCATTAGTTCATAACTTGCCCACTGCTCTGTCGCACGCATCAGGCCAATCTCCGCTGTTAAAGAGGAACTTGCACGCCCTGTATAAAGAAGCGCGGTTAAGACTGAACTTAACTCCCGAAAAAGTGCCAGAGCGACAATCGTCCCTACTGATGCCTCTGCGCCGAAGTTGATAAGATTCACAAACCCTTGAAAACAGAGCACCATTCCGACGAATAAGCCGGATAGGAGAATAATCGGCAAAGAGAGAATTCCAAGCTGATAGAGCTGACGGACAAAGAGCGAAGGTTTCTTAAAGAGATACCAAGAATTAATCACAATATTGACTAATAATTGAGTCGCTTCCCCTACATGAGTGAGAAAATGCCGAGTTTTGGTACCCGTTGCCACAATTACATTACTCAAAACAGAACCTCCTCTAATGGTTTTGTGGGAATATGAAATGGCACAGGTCCATCTGCATCACCATTAATAAATTGTTTAACCCAAGGATTAGGGTGATTACGAATCTCATCCGGCGTTCCTTGCGCGATAATTTTTTTCTCACCTAAGACGCAGACATTATCAGAGATAGAGAGCACCTCTTCCACATCATGGGAGATAACCACACTCGTAATCTTGAGTGCATCATTCAAATTCTTAATCAGACGAATTAAAACGCCCATCGAGATCGGATCTTGTCCGGTAAAAGGCTCATCATAGAGCAGCAGCGCTGGGTCTAAAGCAATGGCTCTTGCAAGCGCAACACGGCGCGCTTGTCCGCCAGATAATTGTGAAGGATAAGAATCTTTGAGCGCACGAAGCCCTACTGATTGCAGCTTTAAAAGTACCAAGGTTTCGATCATCGACTCATTAAGATCCGTATGTTCCCGTAGCGCAAATGCGATATTGTCATAGACTGTCATGTCGGTAAAGAGCGCGCCAGATTGAAAAAGCACCCCCATTTTCGTGCGAATTTCATAGAGGTTCTTGGTAGAAATCGAACCGATATTTTGCCCCATCAACTCAACATCACCTGAATCTGGCGGCATCTGTCCACTGAGCATTTTTAACAATGTCGTCTTACCAGATCCCGAAGGCCCTAAAATCGCAGTGATTTTCCCAGTTGGAATTTGAATCGATAGATTATTAAAGATCTGTCGATCACCAAAACTCAATTGAATATCTGTTAATTCAATAATATTCTGCTTAAATTGCATTGAGATATACTCCTTCTGATCTCTTCCCCATTATTTACCTGCTTTCCATCTAACGCTATCTAGTCAAATTGCTATTCATTGCGTTTTATAGATAACTCACCTAAGGTTTAAAGTACTATTACTCGCTCATGCCTATTAACATCACTCGTAAATAATAACACCGTTGATATAGTTATATTCCCCGCAACCAATCTCTTGTCGGTCGTTGACGCGCTCTAAGATTAGCGCCGATACCGGCAATCATCAAGACAAAGATCAAAATCGCGCTCCACATCGGAATAGATAAGCCCCAAAGCGACCAATCAATTGCACTACAATCTCCGCCCGTGAGAAGTAGATCTTTCACGATTTGATAATCGAAAACTTCTGTAATTGCTAGTGTCGTTTGTGTACAACCTAAGGCATCACTCGGATTCAACTGTAGGTAAACGTGCTTTCCGGCGATGACAAGCCCTAAGATTCCCACTGCAATCGTCAATATGAGGGAAACCGCAGAAAAGAAACGAGAACCCTGCTTCACAAAAATAGCACTTAACCAAAAGACCGCAGTAAAAAGCAAGAATACGCCGCGCTGTAACATACAGTAAGGACATGGCTCTAATAATTGCACATCTTCTAGATAAAATTTAGCAAATGCAATGGCCAATAATGGTATCAAACCTAAAATAAAAAATAGACCGCGAGGAGACATTTTGAGGAACCCTTTTGACGATATTCAGGACTGAATATATTATCACGTTTTGTGGATAACTTCTTCAGATAAATCACACTATTAAAATTATCATTCTTCGATCTAGATAACCTTAATGCCTCCAAAATAGGAGCTTTCAAACAAGATAAAATCGTACTATTTTGTCTTAAAATCTCATTGGTACACTCGCAATCAGAGACTTCTTCATTGCGCATTAACCCTTGATATTATCTCCCTTTAAAGCAATAACCTTTAGAGAATAAAAAAACCTGCACATTGTGCAGGTTTCTTAATTTGGCGTCCCTACGGGGATTCGAACCCCGGTTGCCGCCGTGAAAGGGCAGTGTCCTAGGCCTCTAGACGATAGGGACTTTATGGTGGAGCTAGTCGGAATCGAACCGACGACCTCTTGCATGCCATGCAAGCGCTCTACCAACTGAGCTATAGCCCCAGACTTGCTGTCTGAGGAGTTGTATAATAGGAGATTCATCAAATATTGTCAATTTAAATATTGCGCAATTTATAACCAGCAAATCGATCCCCTCAAACTTATGTGAAATTTTCCTTTAAAACTTATGTGAAAACGATTTAAAAACAATGTTGTTGAGTATTGTACCAAATGATTTGATAAAAATATTTGTTCAAGATCTCAGAAGGCTCGAAGTAGCTCTACACTGAAAAAGCTTGAAATTCTAAGTTATGGCCTTACAAAACCAACATCAAAACAACCTTACTGTAAACCATCAATATATTGCCCCTTTTTAATAAGATCCCCCTATTTAACAAAATAGTTACAGCATAAATCATGAACATTTAATTTTAATAAAAATTACCATAAAAGTACTAAATCTAAAAATAACAACAACATATAAATATAATCAATAAGCTATATTTGTATTTTATCTAACCTATTTATTTTCAACTTATCTCATTTAATTTATATTCTATTTAGTTCCTAGTTAAAAATAAATTGCTTTACAATGATCAATCACAATAAGCTCGACTGAATATTCCACAAGGTAAAACTTTGTAGAAAACTGCCATTACAACTACCTATTTATGTCGATTTTTGCTGGTTTCAGCTAACTATCCTAATAGTAAATATAAAACATTAAAATGTCACTAAAAACACTCTTTTATTAGATGTGTTTTTTATCTAATAACTAGGGGCTGTTGAACATTGCAGTTCAAAATAAAAAAAGCGAGCGGTAGAATATTATCGTCAAAAAAAACCTACCTCTCGCTATGTCTCGAACCATGCTTACAGATAAACTATGGCTGAAACTGAAGCCTATTCTCCTAGATTTGAATATCTATGACAAACCAAATTTAAGAAATATCGTTGAGGGTATTCTATTTAGAATGAGAACAGGTGTTCCTTGGAGGGATATTCCTGAGCAATTTGGGCGACCTAATACTATTTTTAAAACTTTTAGTCGTTGGTCTAAAAATAACAAGCTCTTGAAATTATTTAAAAAACTATCACAAGATGTTGACTATGAATGGCTGTTTATAGATGCAACTCACATTAGAGCTCACCAGCATAGCACAGGAGCAACCGCAGATAATCCTCAAGCAATATCTAAAAGTGTTGGTGGAAATAGTTCAAAAATTCATATGATCGTAGATGCTTGCGGTAATCCCTGTGAATTTATCGTAACAGATGGAACGACCCACGATATCAAGGTCGCTCCAGAGCTACTTAGCAGGGTTCATTTAAATACGACAGATTACGTTAGTGCAGATAAAGGTTATGATTCTGAGAGTTTTAGAGAAGATATTATAAATCAAGGAGCTAAAGCTATTATTCCTAAAAAGAGGAATACTCTTACGAATAATAATCATATGGACTGGCATATTTATAAAACTCGGCATTTAGTGGAGAATGCATTTGCAAGGCTGAAACATTTTAGAAGTATAGCAACAAGATATGACAAGCTAAAACAACATTATGAAAACAACGTTGCTTTAGCTTGTGCCTATATTTGGCTGAAGTTATGAATGTTCAACAGCCCCTAGGAAATAGCAAAAAATATTAATTATTCTCAAAACAATATTTAGGGGCTGTTGAACATTGCAGTTCAAAATAAAAAAAGCGAGCGGTAGAATATTATCGTCAAAAAAAACCTACCTCTCGCTATGTCTCGAACCATGCTTACAGATAAACTATGGCTGAAACTGAAGCCTATTCTCCTAGATTTGAATATCTATGACAAACCAAATTTAAGAAATATCGTTGAGGGTATTCTATTTAGAATGAGAACAGGTGTTCCTTGGAGGGATATTCCTGAGCAATTTGGGCGACCTAATACTATTTTTAAAACTTTTAGTCGTTGGTCTAAAAATAACAAGCTCTTGAAATTATTTAAAAAACTATCACAAGATGTTGACTATGAATGGCTGTTTATAGATGCAACTCACATTAGAGCTCACCAGCATAGCACAGGAGCAACCGCAGATAATCCTCAAGCAATATCTAAAAGTGTTGGTGGAAATAGTTCAAAAATTCATATGATCGTAGATGCTTGCGGTAATCCCTGTGAATTTATCGTAACAGATGGAACGACCCACGATATCAAGGTCGCTCCAGAGCTACTTAGCAGGGTTCATTTAAATACGACAGATTACGTTAGTGCAGATAAAGGTTATGATTCTGAGAGTTTTAGAGAAGATATTATAAATCAAGGAGCTAAAGCTATTATTCCTAAAAAGAGGAATACTCTTACGAATAATAATCATATGGACTGGCATATTTATAAAACTCGGCATTTAGTGGAGAATGCATTTGCAAGGCTGAAACATTTTAGAAGTATAGCAACAAGATATGACAAGCTAAAACAACATTATGAAAACAACGTTGCTTTAGCTTGTGCCTATATTTGGCTGAAGTTATGAATGTTCAACAGCCCCTACTTTTCTTGAAATAAAGATTACTATTACTATCTGTCGCCTGTTTAAGTTACAGTAAAAAAAATTAAATATTGTTATATTTTATTATGAGGGTTTTATGAAAAAATTATTATTATCAACAGCAATCATCTCTTCTTTGTTCACTATCGCTCAAGCTGAAGAAGCTAAAACTCCAGCAGGAAATGCTTCTGGTCAAATCATATTTGAGGGTACTGTGACAGAAGCAGGTTGTACTTTACTGCCTGTTAAAAATGTCCAATTAGGCTCTATGTCTGTTGCTGCACTCAAAAAAGGTAACGGTTCTTGGGGTGAATCTAAGATCGAATTTATCGATTGTAACTTAGATCTTCCAGAAAGTGCCCAAAAAGTAGAAACCATTGCCCTTACAATAGTAGGTGGCACAGCCGCTACAACTGAAAGCTATTGGGCTTCTTTAGGAACTGCAGCGGATGTTGCTGTAGAAATTAAAGTAGCAGGAAATACTGTTGAACCAAAGGGAACAGAAGCAAAGCCGATCGAAGGAACAGTTAATGCTACTTCTAACACAGTAACATTCCCCGTACAAGGACGTATGGTGAAAGATGGTGAGGGTGTTACTGCTGGTACTGTTAGGACAACTGTCAACTTTGTTGCCAATTATAAATAGTCATATTGTTACATCAAAGGGATGAAATAATATTGGGATATTCAAACCTCTTCTTTATAAATCCTAATCACCCCCTAAAAAGAGTAAGTATTTCATATATGTGATAATACTTACTCTTTTATGTTTCTTTTTATGTTTTCTTTCATATCTTATTTATCTTTAATTTAATTCCATATAACAAATAGATGGCTGGCGAGACAGTATGTACCCCTTTAAACAACATTGGATAATGCTAGGATGCTTCCTTTGTATCAATCCGGGATTTTCATTTGAATTTGACAATGAGATTTTAGAATCCTTAGGTTTTGATAATGTGGATTTAACCATCTTCAATGGTATCGATAATAAGCGATCTGGGAAATATGTTGCAAATTTACAAATCAATGAACAAGAGATTTTACGTAATCACCCTATCTATTTCTACATAGAAGAAGATCACAGCCATCTCTGCTTCAATGCTGATCTTATCCAGCGATTACCGCTTAAGTCAAATTTTATTACACAAGTACAAAAGACAACAAGTTACGAGCTCGATTCAGATAGTTGCTATGGCGTAGAAAACTACGATTCTCAAATTCTCATTGACTTCGATGAATCTAGGCAAGAAGTGAATATCCAGATACCCCATGCTTATTTAGTCGATTTTGACCCTAGCTGGGTGCCACCAGAACAACGAGATCACGGTATTGCAGGTTTAATCTTTGATTACAATCTACTTCAATCTTTTAACCGATATAAATTTGGCTCCCGCTTTCAAAGCCGGAATAATTTCACCAGCTACGGTGTTATCGGGGCTAATATTGGGCGATTTCGCCTTAGAAGCAATTACCAATATGATGCGAACAAACATTTTGGTAATAAATTAGAGTGGACTCAAACCTATGGTTTCACAGATATTGGCGCCTGGAATGCACATATTTATGCCGGTGCAATTTATACTAGAACCAATCTCTTTGATTCGACGCGTATCAAAGGCGTTAGTCTCTTTACCGATGAGAATATGATGCCTAATTATCTACAAGGCTATGCCCCTCAAATTACTGGAACAGCGCTTACGCATGCGGTTGTGACCGTTAAGCAATATGGTTCAATTATTAAAAGCGTTCAAGTTCCACCAGGGCCTTTTGTCATCTCGAACCTTCCCTCTTATCTTAATGGCGTTGTAGATGTTAGCGTCGAAGAGAGCGATGGCTCAATTAGTCAATATCAGGTGAGCATTTCACAAGTCCCTTTCCTTACTCGAAAAGGCGCTCTACGTTATAATCTCAATGCAGGAAAGCTCGATCCTTTTCAGACCAAAGGGATTGAAACCAATATTATTTCATTCGATGGTTCCTATGGATTAACGAATAACATTTCACTATTAGGCGGCGCGCAATATACCACTAATCAAGAGTATCTTGCGATTAATGTGGGGCTCGGGATTAACCTTGAAAGCTTTGGCGCGCTCTCTTTCGATATTACACAATCGGTCAATAAAGCGGACTCTGAAAAGAGACTCAATGGGCATAGCTACCGTTTTAACTATGCAAAACGCTTTGATCAAGGCACAACACTGAATTTAGTCGGTTACCGATTCTCTAGTAAAGAATATACCAGTCTCAATAACTACATTCAGCAAAAGTCTACCAATAGTCATCGACACTCTCCCCGAGAAAAACAGCATCTATCTGCCAGTATCTCGCAAACCCTCCCCATTTGGGA contains:
- a CDS encoding MlaE family lipid ABC transporter permease subunit is translated as MSNVIVATGTKTRHFLTHVGEATQLLVNIVINSWYLFKKPSLFVRQLYQLGILSLPIILLSGLFVGMVLCFQGFVNLINFGAEASVGTIVALALFRELSSVLTALLYTGRASSSLTAEIGLMRATEQWASYELMAINPVQYILTPRFWAGVLAVPILALLFSVIGIIGGYGVATISLGVDGGAYWSQMKSGVDFGVDIGLGVVLKSFVFGIISNLVALYIGLKGRATASGIARSTTDTVVISSLLILVADFLLTAMIFGI
- a CDS encoding fimbrial protein, whose translation is MKKLLLSTAIISSLFTIAQAEEAKTPAGNASGQIIFEGTVTEAGCTLLPVKNVQLGSMSVAALKKGNGSWGESKIEFIDCNLDLPESAQKVETIALTIVGGTAATTESYWASLGTAADVAVEIKVAGNTVEPKGTEAKPIEGTVNATSNTVTFPVQGRMVKDGEGVTAGTVRTTVNFVANYK
- the dnaA gene encoding chromosomal replication initiator protein DnaA, coding for MMKFSWDNCLELLADQMSEEEFSMWISPLEVVLKDDHVMVLAANEIVLRGVQTKFKTLLENTIIDAADREVEVRYGLGTESDYEDHQVKKQIKRVKNKTGKARNVTKDSIREQSIETSNLNPDFSFENFVEGKSNQFALAACAQVSKNPGTSHNPLFIYGNTGLGKTHLMHAVGNAIKEQYPDARLIYQHCDGFIEDIVRSMRNNTINELRHFYRTLDALLIDDIQLLSGKGGSQEVFFHTFNTLLDGGHQVILTCDRYPKELEAMEERLKSRFASGLTVDIKPPDFEHRVAILEQKAEDWGIELPKDTKFFIGETVRANVRELEGALKQVNAMASFKGMPLTLEIAQEALRHLVEIQDRQITLANIQRTVASYFDLDMSEILGKSRKANIVKPRQLAMYIARVLTDHSLPEIGREFARDHSTVMHAYDKIAEELETNIRLKRDYEAIKASLLV
- a CDS encoding ABC transporter ATP-binding protein, with translation MQFKQNIIELTDIQLSFGDRQIFNNLSIQIPTGKITAILGPSGSGKTTLLKMLSGQMPPDSGDVELMGQNIGSISTKNLYEIRTKMGVLFQSGALFTDMTVYDNIAFALREHTDLNESMIETLVLLKLQSVGLRALKDSYPSQLSGGQARRVALARAIALDPALLLYDEPFTGQDPISMGVLIRLIKNLNDALKITSVVISHDVEEVLSISDNVCVLGEKKIIAQGTPDEIRNHPNPWVKQFINGDADGPVPFHIPTKPLEEVLF
- a CDS encoding fimbria/pilus outer membrane usher protein; amino-acid sequence: MYPFKQHWIMLGCFLCINPGFSFEFDNEILESLGFDNVDLTIFNGIDNKRSGKYVANLQINEQEILRNHPIYFYIEEDHSHLCFNADLIQRLPLKSNFITQVQKTTSYELDSDSCYGVENYDSQILIDFDESRQEVNIQIPHAYLVDFDPSWVPPEQRDHGIAGLIFDYNLLQSFNRYKFGSRFQSRNNFTSYGVIGANIGRFRLRSNYQYDANKHFGNKLEWTQTYGFTDIGAWNAHIYAGAIYTRTNLFDSTRIKGVSLFTDENMMPNYLQGYAPQITGTALTHAVVTVKQYGSIIKSVQVPPGPFVISNLPSYLNGVVDVSVEESDGSISQYQVSISQVPFLTRKGALRYNLNAGKLDPFQTKGIETNIISFDGSYGLTNNISLLGGAQYTTNQEYLAINVGLGINLESFGALSFDITQSVNKADSEKRLNGHSYRFNYAKRFDQGTTLNLVGYRFSSKEYTSLNNYIQQKSTNSHRHSPREKQHLSASISQTLPIWDINFTASASKSSYWNNESQEYYNITANKVIQDGFFANASVSLSLSHRKSNYTANDNQISLFINIPLETPDQRLSYQASASQNSKNMSQQVSYSASGLGGRYSVGTSLNHQWKYDRSTDYNLNASYYTDFNFGGFTGMSSYSQDQQSFNAGLNGSFTVTQHGITAQPQVYTEGARLIIDADAPGVEISGTPSKTNIFGIAGISNVPDYYRMIYHVDNDNLPDNVEIQDNVIEVAVTKGAIAYRSLKGITGEKVLSTISFPDGSHPPFGAGVYRVFDKDEIEVAIVADQGLAYITGINKTAKFIIKWGKTHTCRLDIPSTELHKLKNLICYPE
- a CDS encoding YraN family protein; protein product: MTTHKAIGQQGEAIAQNYLIAQGCTILRTNYHSRYGEIDIIAEDCAGVLLFIEVKYRKNEFFASAASSVTPQKLQKIEQTIACYLQQYPTTQPLRIDLITIIGQSPYQIDWLQNITL
- a CDS encoding IS5 family transposase; the encoded protein is MSRTMLTDKLWLKLKPILLDLNIYDKPNLRNIVEGILFRMRTGVPWRDIPEQFGRPNTIFKTFSRWSKNNKLLKLFKKLSQDVDYEWLFIDATHIRAHQHSTGATADNPQAISKSVGGNSSKIHMIVDACGNPCEFIVTDGTTHDIKVAPELLSRVHLNTTDYVSADKGYDSESFREDIINQGAKAIIPKKRNTLTNNNHMDWHIYKTRHLVENAFARLKHFRSIATRYDKLKQHYENNVALACAYIWLKL
- a CDS encoding disulfide bond formation protein B produces the protein MSPRGLFFILGLIPLLAIAFAKFYLEDVQLLEPCPYCMLQRGVFLLFTAVFWLSAIFVKQGSRFFSAVSLILTIAVGILGLVIAGKHVYLQLNPSDALGCTQTTLAITEVFDYQIVKDLLLTGGDCSAIDWSLWGLSIPMWSAILIFVLMIAGIGANLRARQRPTRDWLRGI